One genomic region from Mytilus trossulus isolate FHL-02 chromosome 9, PNRI_Mtr1.1.1.hap1, whole genome shotgun sequence encodes:
- the LOC134685002 gene encoding uncharacterized protein LOC134685002 isoform X3, whose product MCRNAVIIYLLTELMKDHLPFDVPDESMDEEYKAKLRPRRDTASVQNQVPWNRNLPECEKYIENYRKQNRGAPLQLMYSVEEHEDIVLTCHYCGDKETYGKTIEWKKLDRKKAKGREFRIVRIDIDMHDDDNDNRVYIDEEYGLHIKNATTADRGTYFCHDMKTEDVYVKKFLDVNMLKNFFFSSDRFRVFFHLEVIQETDIPIRKVDKKGKKFSKPLPEQVSKQDNLVYYSSWGDWTPCSVCGAEGERKRRGTCMAKLYSERQMIENYEQLYYILRSYKAGLPCRSSMFERYYYRMSKYRDRPDEMEYKSCHVQCWKGGSGGKKFASVKLDKIEFTDVMKKFPETTVIATEGDRVDLICPGSSIDTLVYWINGTKYMSSLKLREKMADRVEIDAYNVFVIHTSLVEDSHSYTCSYAGKTRMIFHLKVLPPPGLPPWIEHLIYLCYSFTVDFWVFVIFLVVRHKHRLVAHTKKRFKPVIDVSDEDENNNVEVQTIHRENEALLHRDFDEYSAENEALLTSDFAEYSVDNQVLLASNFDELSNENEVVLRSDFDEYSPKNEFMFASDFDEFSAEDEVVSASDFNEYSQNEEVLMPNNKYFYTYQDKKYI is encoded by the exons ATGTGTAGAAATGCAGTGATTATCTATTTATTGACAG AATTGATGAAAGACCACCTTCCATTCGACGTACCTGATGAGAGTATGGACGAAGAATATAAAGCGAAACTAAGACCACGACGAGATACAGCCAGTGTTCAGAATCAAGTACCATGGA aTAGAAATTTACCCGAATGCGAGAAATACattgaaaattatagaaaacagAACAGAGGCGCACCGTTGCAATTGATGTACAGTGTGGAAGAGCATGAGGACATCGTTTTAACATGTCATTACTG TGGTGACAAAGAAACATATGGGAAAACAATCGAATGGAAGAAACTTGACAGAAAGAAGGCAAAAGGGAGAGAATTTCGTATAGTTAGAATAGATATAGATATGCATGACGATGATAATGATAATCGGGTGTATATTGATGAAGAATACGGCCTCCATATCAAAAATGCTACAACAG cGGATAGAGGGACTTACTTTTGTCACGATATGAAAACCGAGGATGTTTATGTGAAGAAATTTCTAGATGTTAACATGTTGAAAAACTTCTTCTTCAGTAGTGACAGATTTcgtgtcttttttcatttagaaG TTATACAAGAAACAGATATTCCAATAAGGAAGG TCgacaaaaaaggcaaaaaattTAGCAAACCTCTTCCAGAACAAGTCT cCAAACAGGACAATCTTGTTTATTATTCAAGCTGGGGAGACTGGACGCCGTGTAGTGTTTGTGGTGCAGAAGGCGAGCGTAAGAGACGAG GTACATGCATGGCCAAACTATACTCTGAAAGACAGATGATAGAAAATTACGAACAGTTATATTACATTTTACGTTCGTACAAAGCGGGATTACCATGTAGATCCTCGATGTTCGAGAGATATTATTATAGGATGTCTAAGTACCGTGATCGACCAGACGAGATGGAATATAAGTCATGTCACGTGCAATGTTGGAAGG GTGGTAGTGGCGGGAAAAAGTTTGCATCAGTCAAGCTAGACAAAATAGAATTCACAGACGTTATGAAGAAAT TTCCAGAGACAACAGTAATTGCGACGGAAGGTGACAGAGTTGATTTAATTTGTCCAGG GTCGTCGATAGACACTCTTGTTTATTGGATAAACGGAACAAAATATATGTCGTCATTAAAATTACGCGAGAAGATGGCTGATAGAGTAGAGATCGATGCctataatgtttttgttatacatACTTCTCTAGTGGAAGATTCCCACTCATACACATGCTCTTATGCTGGTAAAACAAGAATGATTTTCCATTTGAAAG TTCTTCCACCCCCTGGATTGC caCCATGGATTGAACATCTGATTTATTTGTGTTATAGTTTTACGGTGGACTTTTGGgtgtttgtgatttttctcGTGGTTCGACATAAACACCGCCTTGTTGCACATACAAAAAAGAGATTTAAACCAGTAATCGATGTTTCTGATgaagatgaaaataataatgtagAAGTACAAACCATACATCGTGAGAACGAGGCTCTGTTGCATCGTGACTTTGATGAATATTCGGCTGAGAATGAGGCTCTGTTGACAAGTGACTTTGCTGAATATTCAGTTGATAACCAGGTTTTATTGGCAAGTAACTTTGATGAATTGTCGAATGAGAACGAGGTTGTGTTGAGAAGCGACTTTGATGAATATTCGCCTAAAAACGAGTTTATGTTTGCAAGTGACTTTGATGAATTTTCGGCTGAGGACGAGGTAGTGTCCGCAAGTGACTTCAATGAATATTCACAAAATGAAGAGGTTTTGATGCCGAataataaatacttttatacatatcaggataaaaaatatatttga
- the LOC134685002 gene encoding uncharacterized protein LOC134685002 isoform X2, which yields MVIEIEDDDGHREKYNITEELDELMKDHLPFDVPDESMDEEYKAKLRPRRDTASVQNQVPWNRNLPECEKYIENYRKQNRGAPLQLMYSVEEHEDIVLTCHYCGDKETYGKTIEWKKLDRKKAKGREFRIVRIDIDMHDDDNDNRVYIDEEYGLHIKNATTADRGTYFCHDMKTEDVYVKKFLDVNMLKNFFFSSDRFRVFFHLEVIQETDIPIRKVDKKGKKFSKPLPEQVSKQDNLVYYSSWGDWTPCSVCGAEGERKRRGTCMAKLYSERQMIENYEQLYYILRSYKAGLPCRSSMFERYYYRMSKYRDRPDEMEYKSCHVQCWKGGSGGKKFASVKLDKIEFTDVMKKFPETTVIATEGDRVDLICPGSSIDTLVYWINGTKYMSSLKLREKMADRVEIDAYNVFVIHTSLVEDSHSYTCSYAGKTRMIFHLKVLPPPGLPPWIEHLIYLCYSFTVDFWVFVIFLVVRHKHRLVAHTKKRFKPVIDVSDEDENNNVEVQTIHRENEALLHRDFDEYSAENEALLTSDFAEYSVDNQVLLASNFDELSNENEVVLRSDFDEYSPKNEFMFASDFDEFSAEDEVVSASDFNEYSQNEEVLMPNNKYFYTYQDKKYI from the exons ATGGTTATAGAAATAGAAGATGATGACGGGCATAgggaaaaatataatataaccgAAGAGCTTGATG AATTGATGAAAGACCACCTTCCATTCGACGTACCTGATGAGAGTATGGACGAAGAATATAAAGCGAAACTAAGACCACGACGAGATACAGCCAGTGTTCAGAATCAAGTACCATGGA aTAGAAATTTACCCGAATGCGAGAAATACattgaaaattatagaaaacagAACAGAGGCGCACCGTTGCAATTGATGTACAGTGTGGAAGAGCATGAGGACATCGTTTTAACATGTCATTACTG TGGTGACAAAGAAACATATGGGAAAACAATCGAATGGAAGAAACTTGACAGAAAGAAGGCAAAAGGGAGAGAATTTCGTATAGTTAGAATAGATATAGATATGCATGACGATGATAATGATAATCGGGTGTATATTGATGAAGAATACGGCCTCCATATCAAAAATGCTACAACAG cGGATAGAGGGACTTACTTTTGTCACGATATGAAAACCGAGGATGTTTATGTGAAGAAATTTCTAGATGTTAACATGTTGAAAAACTTCTTCTTCAGTAGTGACAGATTTcgtgtcttttttcatttagaaG TTATACAAGAAACAGATATTCCAATAAGGAAGG TCgacaaaaaaggcaaaaaattTAGCAAACCTCTTCCAGAACAAGTCT cCAAACAGGACAATCTTGTTTATTATTCAAGCTGGGGAGACTGGACGCCGTGTAGTGTTTGTGGTGCAGAAGGCGAGCGTAAGAGACGAG GTACATGCATGGCCAAACTATACTCTGAAAGACAGATGATAGAAAATTACGAACAGTTATATTACATTTTACGTTCGTACAAAGCGGGATTACCATGTAGATCCTCGATGTTCGAGAGATATTATTATAGGATGTCTAAGTACCGTGATCGACCAGACGAGATGGAATATAAGTCATGTCACGTGCAATGTTGGAAGG GTGGTAGTGGCGGGAAAAAGTTTGCATCAGTCAAGCTAGACAAAATAGAATTCACAGACGTTATGAAGAAAT TTCCAGAGACAACAGTAATTGCGACGGAAGGTGACAGAGTTGATTTAATTTGTCCAGG GTCGTCGATAGACACTCTTGTTTATTGGATAAACGGAACAAAATATATGTCGTCATTAAAATTACGCGAGAAGATGGCTGATAGAGTAGAGATCGATGCctataatgtttttgttatacatACTTCTCTAGTGGAAGATTCCCACTCATACACATGCTCTTATGCTGGTAAAACAAGAATGATTTTCCATTTGAAAG TTCTTCCACCCCCTGGATTGC caCCATGGATTGAACATCTGATTTATTTGTGTTATAGTTTTACGGTGGACTTTTGGgtgtttgtgatttttctcGTGGTTCGACATAAACACCGCCTTGTTGCACATACAAAAAAGAGATTTAAACCAGTAATCGATGTTTCTGATgaagatgaaaataataatgtagAAGTACAAACCATACATCGTGAGAACGAGGCTCTGTTGCATCGTGACTTTGATGAATATTCGGCTGAGAATGAGGCTCTGTTGACAAGTGACTTTGCTGAATATTCAGTTGATAACCAGGTTTTATTGGCAAGTAACTTTGATGAATTGTCGAATGAGAACGAGGTTGTGTTGAGAAGCGACTTTGATGAATATTCGCCTAAAAACGAGTTTATGTTTGCAAGTGACTTTGATGAATTTTCGGCTGAGGACGAGGTAGTGTCCGCAAGTGACTTCAATGAATATTCACAAAATGAAGAGGTTTTGATGCCGAataataaatacttttatacatatcaggataaaaaatatatttga
- the LOC134685002 gene encoding uncharacterized protein LOC134685002 isoform X1: MCRNAVIIYLLTGFTVSALEMVIEIEDDDGHREKYNITEELDELMKDHLPFDVPDESMDEEYKAKLRPRRDTASVQNQVPWNRNLPECEKYIENYRKQNRGAPLQLMYSVEEHEDIVLTCHYCGDKETYGKTIEWKKLDRKKAKGREFRIVRIDIDMHDDDNDNRVYIDEEYGLHIKNATTADRGTYFCHDMKTEDVYVKKFLDVNMLKNFFFSSDRFRVFFHLEVIQETDIPIRKVDKKGKKFSKPLPEQVSKQDNLVYYSSWGDWTPCSVCGAEGERKRRGTCMAKLYSERQMIENYEQLYYILRSYKAGLPCRSSMFERYYYRMSKYRDRPDEMEYKSCHVQCWKGGSGGKKFASVKLDKIEFTDVMKKFPETTVIATEGDRVDLICPGSSIDTLVYWINGTKYMSSLKLREKMADRVEIDAYNVFVIHTSLVEDSHSYTCSYAGKTRMIFHLKVLPPPGLPPWIEHLIYLCYSFTVDFWVFVIFLVVRHKHRLVAHTKKRFKPVIDVSDEDENNNVEVQTIHRENEALLHRDFDEYSAENEALLTSDFAEYSVDNQVLLASNFDELSNENEVVLRSDFDEYSPKNEFMFASDFDEFSAEDEVVSASDFNEYSQNEEVLMPNNKYFYTYQDKKYI, from the exons ATGTGTAGAAATGCAGTGATTATCTATTTATTGACAG GTTTTACTGTCTCAGCACTAGAGATGGTTATAGAAATAGAAGATGATGACGGGCATAgggaaaaatataatataaccgAAGAGCTTGATG AATTGATGAAAGACCACCTTCCATTCGACGTACCTGATGAGAGTATGGACGAAGAATATAAAGCGAAACTAAGACCACGACGAGATACAGCCAGTGTTCAGAATCAAGTACCATGGA aTAGAAATTTACCCGAATGCGAGAAATACattgaaaattatagaaaacagAACAGAGGCGCACCGTTGCAATTGATGTACAGTGTGGAAGAGCATGAGGACATCGTTTTAACATGTCATTACTG TGGTGACAAAGAAACATATGGGAAAACAATCGAATGGAAGAAACTTGACAGAAAGAAGGCAAAAGGGAGAGAATTTCGTATAGTTAGAATAGATATAGATATGCATGACGATGATAATGATAATCGGGTGTATATTGATGAAGAATACGGCCTCCATATCAAAAATGCTACAACAG cGGATAGAGGGACTTACTTTTGTCACGATATGAAAACCGAGGATGTTTATGTGAAGAAATTTCTAGATGTTAACATGTTGAAAAACTTCTTCTTCAGTAGTGACAGATTTcgtgtcttttttcatttagaaG TTATACAAGAAACAGATATTCCAATAAGGAAGG TCgacaaaaaaggcaaaaaattTAGCAAACCTCTTCCAGAACAAGTCT cCAAACAGGACAATCTTGTTTATTATTCAAGCTGGGGAGACTGGACGCCGTGTAGTGTTTGTGGTGCAGAAGGCGAGCGTAAGAGACGAG GTACATGCATGGCCAAACTATACTCTGAAAGACAGATGATAGAAAATTACGAACAGTTATATTACATTTTACGTTCGTACAAAGCGGGATTACCATGTAGATCCTCGATGTTCGAGAGATATTATTATAGGATGTCTAAGTACCGTGATCGACCAGACGAGATGGAATATAAGTCATGTCACGTGCAATGTTGGAAGG GTGGTAGTGGCGGGAAAAAGTTTGCATCAGTCAAGCTAGACAAAATAGAATTCACAGACGTTATGAAGAAAT TTCCAGAGACAACAGTAATTGCGACGGAAGGTGACAGAGTTGATTTAATTTGTCCAGG GTCGTCGATAGACACTCTTGTTTATTGGATAAACGGAACAAAATATATGTCGTCATTAAAATTACGCGAGAAGATGGCTGATAGAGTAGAGATCGATGCctataatgtttttgttatacatACTTCTCTAGTGGAAGATTCCCACTCATACACATGCTCTTATGCTGGTAAAACAAGAATGATTTTCCATTTGAAAG TTCTTCCACCCCCTGGATTGC caCCATGGATTGAACATCTGATTTATTTGTGTTATAGTTTTACGGTGGACTTTTGGgtgtttgtgatttttctcGTGGTTCGACATAAACACCGCCTTGTTGCACATACAAAAAAGAGATTTAAACCAGTAATCGATGTTTCTGATgaagatgaaaataataatgtagAAGTACAAACCATACATCGTGAGAACGAGGCTCTGTTGCATCGTGACTTTGATGAATATTCGGCTGAGAATGAGGCTCTGTTGACAAGTGACTTTGCTGAATATTCAGTTGATAACCAGGTTTTATTGGCAAGTAACTTTGATGAATTGTCGAATGAGAACGAGGTTGTGTTGAGAAGCGACTTTGATGAATATTCGCCTAAAAACGAGTTTATGTTTGCAAGTGACTTTGATGAATTTTCGGCTGAGGACGAGGTAGTGTCCGCAAGTGACTTCAATGAATATTCACAAAATGAAGAGGTTTTGATGCCGAataataaatacttttatacatatcaggataaaaaatatatttga